Proteins from one Mycobacterium adipatum genomic window:
- a CDS encoding alpha/beta hydrolase → MIERTTFRHPLLVWAWSLVRLDFFGIPFGALFFCLSLTPSLLPRDWLSAGLIGGINAAIGYGIGVLIRAVLHRFVLRHQSWWPPSASKLRVAKVVIVAGALTVPVLTVIPAARWQRQVSALMGIEGPTTLGYMRTVLVAVVVGAACIAAWRVLADLVKLIARELIRRWHLHSEVAFFIGTAIIVVLFLMLVNGVLYRGFLLGASQVFQPQNSTSAPGIVQPEEPERSGSPTSFASWDSLGYQGRNFVATGPHAAELTRLNGAPALEPIRVYAGLQTADSDQGRVAVLLSELERTGAFERELLVIIPTTGTGWVNPVAARAVESMYNGDTALVGMQYSYLPSWISFLGDREKSIEAARMMIDGIHQRWSTLPENDRPKLVLYGESLGSYAGQGAFGWLPDIAEMGFTGVLWVGPPHESSLWSGLVLRRDPGTPEVEPRYDNGSTVRFSQAADPADVQRVAAAPWTGTRVLFLQHASDPIVWWSPNLLFSRPDWLEEPRGRDRTASMRWYPIVTFWQVSADMPNAASVPQGHGHNYSDTVLDGLVAVAAPDGWTPGDTERIRADLDDKAGVDGPET, encoded by the coding sequence GTGATCGAGCGGACCACATTCCGGCATCCACTACTGGTGTGGGCCTGGAGTCTGGTCCGTCTCGATTTCTTCGGCATCCCCTTCGGGGCGTTGTTCTTCTGCCTGTCGCTGACCCCGTCGCTGCTGCCGAGGGACTGGTTGTCCGCGGGGTTGATCGGCGGTATCAACGCCGCCATCGGTTACGGCATCGGCGTGCTGATCCGAGCAGTTCTGCACCGCTTCGTATTACGGCACCAATCCTGGTGGCCCCCGAGTGCGTCGAAACTGCGGGTGGCCAAGGTTGTGATCGTGGCGGGTGCGCTGACGGTGCCCGTGCTGACGGTGATTCCCGCCGCCCGGTGGCAGCGGCAGGTATCTGCGCTGATGGGTATCGAAGGCCCCACGACATTGGGCTACATGCGGACGGTGCTGGTGGCCGTGGTTGTCGGCGCCGCGTGCATCGCAGCCTGGCGGGTGCTGGCCGATCTGGTGAAACTCATTGCGCGCGAGCTGATCCGACGCTGGCACCTGCACAGCGAGGTGGCCTTCTTCATCGGCACCGCGATCATCGTGGTGTTGTTCCTGATGCTGGTCAACGGGGTGCTGTACCGCGGGTTCCTGCTCGGCGCCAGCCAGGTGTTCCAGCCGCAGAACTCCACCAGCGCTCCCGGGATCGTCCAACCGGAAGAGCCCGAGAGGTCAGGGAGCCCAACCTCTTTCGCTTCCTGGGATTCCCTGGGTTATCAGGGCCGCAACTTCGTGGCAACCGGCCCGCACGCCGCCGAGTTGACCCGCCTCAACGGTGCGCCCGCGCTGGAGCCGATCCGCGTATACGCCGGGCTGCAGACCGCCGACAGTGACCAGGGGCGGGTGGCGGTGCTGCTCAGCGAGCTGGAACGGACCGGCGCGTTCGAGCGCGAACTGCTCGTCATCATCCCCACCACCGGGACCGGCTGGGTCAACCCCGTCGCCGCCCGCGCGGTGGAGTCCATGTACAACGGGGATACCGCACTGGTCGGCATGCAGTACTCGTATCTGCCCAGTTGGATCTCGTTCCTCGGCGACCGCGAGAAATCGATCGAAGCGGCCCGGATGATGATCGACGGTATCCACCAGCGGTGGTCGACGCTGCCGGAGAACGACCGGCCGAAACTGGTGCTCTACGGCGAGAGCCTGGGCTCCTACGCCGGCCAGGGCGCCTTCGGCTGGTTGCCCGATATCGCCGAGATGGGTTTCACCGGGGTGCTCTGGGTCGGCCCGCCGCACGAGAGTTCGTTGTGGAGCGGGCTGGTGCTGCGCCGCGACCCGGGCACCCCGGAGGTCGAGCCGCGTTATGACAACGGCAGCACGGTGCGGTTCTCGCAGGCGGCCGATCCCGCCGATGTCCAGCGTGTGGCCGCCGCGCCGTGGACGGGCACGCGGGTGCTGTTCCTGCAGCACGCCTCGGACCCGATCGTGTGGTGGTCGCCGAATCTGCTGTTCTCGCGCCCCGATTGGCTCGAAGAACCACGGGGTCGCGACCGTACCGCGTCGATGCGTTGGTATCCGATCGTGACGTTCTGGCAGGTCAGCGCCGATATGCCGAATGCGGCCTCGGTACCCCAAGGGCACGGGCACAACTATTCCGACACCGTGCTCGACGGTCTGGTGGCGGTCGCGGCGCCGGACGGTTGGACTCCGGGCGACACCGAGCGCATCCGCGCCGACCTGGATGACAAAGCGGGCGTGGACGGCCCGGAGACCTAG
- a CDS encoding PPOX class F420-dependent oxidoreductase → MSMKPHEIDFLNRADLGRLATVQRNGTPQNSPVGFSYNADLGTIDIAGYRMSTSQKWRNIAHHPKVAFVVDDIASRDPWRVRCLEIRGTAEQAWTQPAAGRAGDQLDAGIIRITPTRIISFGIDDPDTDPHELVADIRDV, encoded by the coding sequence ATGTCCATGAAACCGCACGAGATCGATTTCCTGAACCGGGCCGATCTCGGCCGCCTCGCGACCGTACAACGCAACGGCACACCCCAGAACAGTCCGGTCGGATTCAGCTACAACGCCGATCTGGGCACCATCGACATCGCCGGGTACCGCATGTCGACCAGTCAGAAGTGGCGCAACATCGCACACCACCCGAAAGTGGCCTTCGTGGTGGACGATATCGCCTCCCGTGATCCGTGGCGGGTGCGCTGCCTGGAGATCCGGGGCACCGCCGAGCAGGCCTGGACGCAACCCGCCGCCGGGCGGGCCGGCGACCAGCTCGACGCCGGCATCATCAGGATCACACCCACCCGCATCATCAGCTTCGGCATCGACGACCCGGACACCGATCCGCACGAGCTGGTAGCCGACATCCGAGACGTCTAG